The Bacillus sp. SM2101 genome includes the window TCCATTTATAGTTCATTCGCTTTATTCTTCTCACCTGCTAGTTTATGTTAATAAATAACAAATCCGGACTTTTCTAATGAAGATCACTTATCGCACCCTTCCCAAGCATTCTGATATGAACTTGAAATGGAACTCCGTAAAATAATGTAATGAGTTGATTAATATATTTATCTTTGTCCTCAAACAAGAGGTGTCGGCTTTCAGCTATATAAACTTCAAATATTTTATCTAAAGGTAGTATTTCGATTGGATGTTCACTTTCAAATCGTGGATCAACGGTAAAACGTTCGTATGCTGTTAACTCAAGCTTACGAGGTCTATTTCGGATTTTTGAATAGTAGTTACTTAAGGAAACAAATATTTTATCAGCATTTGGTACTGCAGATACTGACTTAAATACTTGATAAATCCCTTCTAATCCAATAAATCTCTTTTGGTGAATTTCAATGGTTCTTTCATACTGCCATCGTAAGACAAAGTAATCAAGCACTTCTTCCTTCAATGAAAAATAATATGTAGACTCAAACAGTACCCCATTACCTTTATCCTACCTGAATATATTATCAAAAAAGCGCTAGTTACCATAATGCAATTTACCTTTCTTGACGGGTGGTACTCAGCATTGACTTCTAGTTTTAATTTACAAGGTCTATCATTCGTTGTTTTAGCACTTTTTAAAAATAGATTCTTTTCCATTTAAGATTTTTAATGTATATTTTAAAATTAATAATGCATTATATATTTACAATTTTATACTCTAAGTAAGTACCCCCAATAAAAGGCTGAGAAATACATTTTTCAACGATTTGTACCATTTCTGAAATGAGTAGTTCATCACCTTCATCTTCTTTCAGGATAAAGACATCATAGTAAATAATGATTAGCACAGCTGTGGGGGAAGTATGAACATTAACACCTTTTCCTTTTTACGGTTTAATCCCGTATCATACAGAATTTTACAACTAGTTCCTTGTTTAACTTCATTTTAACCTCTTTAATCCAAGTATCAGTGAGTTGCTTATCTAATTCTAGGTATTTATTGTCCAATCTGTATTTATTCCCTCTTCTAAGATCTGGACAAACCTTGTAATATTTTGATGATTATAGGTTTTATATTTACTTAACAGACTTACTAAAAAAAACCTGCTGAATCGAATGATATTTGGAGTCTGTTTCAACTCCTATACATACAATTAGCAGGGGATTCCTGGTGTGTCTTTTTAGGATTAAAGTAATTATAGCATGATTATATATTATTTTAAGAAAAAAATAGAAAAACAGGAAAAACAAACCAATACATCACCCTATAACCCCATCAAAACACCTGAAGAAAGGACATTCGAACAAAGAGTGTACTTTCTACAATTAACAATACAGTCAACTCAACTTATTACTTTTTTTCATCAAGATTCACAATTTTTTGTTTCTTAATGTTGTAGTCAATGTAAATAAAAAAGGTGCAACCCTTTTCTGTGTATACGTCATGGGCTTCTTCTCCAGAAGCTGTTAAAAAATCTCCTTCTTTCATGATATCGTCATTAAGTTGGACTTCTCCTTCAACAAGTAATGCTACTTCTCTTCTTGGGTGATCGTGAAAAGGAATACTTCCACCTGGTTCAACCTTTACAAGAAAAGCGACCCTCCCTGTATCTTCATCTTCCCACAAGTAAGCCATTTCTGTACCTTCATACATTCCACCTTCCCATACCATATTTTCTTTATGGACAATCGTATGTTTTGGATTACTCATAAATACTTTCTCCTCTCATTATTTTAAGTTATTTCAAAGATATATATAATAGCTTCAAATACATTACTTTATCTAATATTTGTATTTGAAGAGAATATATAAATAGTTCAAGTATATCGGTTTTGCTAAGATCATTTTCGCTATTGCTCACTGTTAACACTCTAAAAATTTGTGATTTTCACAAATTCATCTGGTAATACTTGGGTTGCTATATATCCCTCTGAACACTTATTAAAGTCATTTAAACTTATTTCACCATTCATAAACGCTAATAGACTTTTTACTTCAGATGTATTATGTTTTTTATAAAAAATACTATGGCTTTTACTTATCTTGGACCTATAGTCTTCCCGGGGGTGGGATATATGAATGTTGGTGGCAAGTGAATGGTATAAAAAATTTATGCCCTGTTTGTGTACTCGGTATCCAAGTTCAAAGTGTTCAAACCCCCACTGACTAAAACCTGGGTCAAACCCTTTTATATTTTGAAAAAGTTCAGTACTAATTGACATATTCCCACTAAATGTTGCGATCCAAGGTACATTTGATATCGATTCTCCAGAGTCACCAAATAGTTTATAAACTAATCCGCAATATTGAGGTGTACGCAGCCCTTTTTGAGTCAAATACTGTTTGAATATTCTTGTTAAATTGTTCCATGGATCAGTTACATACATCTCTTTTACATTGCCAATTACAATTGAATTCCATTTTCCTTTTTCTTGAAAAGCTAAGTGTTGCTCTAAAAAATCTGGGACCGGTATCCGATCTGCATCACAAAATGAAATAACATCACAATCTTCAGCTTCTTTAACTCCTTGATTACGAGAAACAGACCTACCTCTATTTTCAATCCGTTTGTAGGTTAAATCTAACTGGTTTTGGAATAACTGACAGATACTCTTAACATCTTGAGTTGAGCCGTCATCCACAACAACAACTTTAAATAGATTTGTGCTGATTGTCTGATTCAAAAAGCCATGTAATGTACAAATTAAAGGTAATGCTTGATTATAAACCGGTATAATTACACCCATTTTTTGCATTATCATCACCTGTTTTTAAAAAGATTATAAAAAAGTGTTCTCTAAATAGCTCGTCTTTTCTTGTGCTAAATGGATAGCGGTCTGTAATCGATAGTAACTTTGTATGAATTTAATTAGGTATAGCTACTATTTTTTGAATTAATTATAGAAAGTATTTTTAAAACTCGTCTTTTATTGTCTATTAAAATGATAAAAACCCGAGTATTTTTCCTTAAAAAACGCTTAAATAGATAAAAAAGGAGCGTGAAACATGGACAAGGGAAAACTATCTACGGTTAATACAATTTTCATAGAAAGTAAAGTTGAAGATGTGTGGTGGTATTTTTCAACACCAACAGGATGGAATAGTTTTTTAACGGATGTAGCTGAACATACTGAAAATAAAAGTGTTATTGAGATTGGAGATGAAGTGAATTTTATTATTGGTGAATTAACGAATAATTCTATATGCATTATTTCTAAAGAACCAAATGTAATTGTATTTTGGGATAAATATAAGGGATTACTACCTGATGGCACTACTCGAGAATATGAACTTCACACGTCATTTTCAATTAGTAAAATCAATGAAAATCTAGTAAAAGTTGTTGTGAAAGTTGATGGGTATGATGATGATGAAATGATGCAATGGATTAGAGAATGTGGTGAAATGGGATGGAGGCAAACTTTATATAATTTGAAATGTATCATTGAGTTAGGATTAGATTTACGAAATGATATATTTAATTATCCGAGGATTGGGGTCATTAACTATACTGCTACGCCTGAACAACTAAAAGAATCCTGTTCAGCAGAGAAAGGAAATTATATACGAAGAGTTTATCCTAACAGCCCTGCCTATTTTGCTGGTTTAATAGAGGGTGATATTGTAACACATATTAATAATGAAACTGTTGAGACTTATTATGACTTTGTTAGAGTTTTATCACATTTCTTTAATCGTTCAAATGAAGTATCCCTTACTTTTGTCAGGTCAGGAACGGTCTATCAAAAGGCTATTAAACTGACTTATGATGACCAGTTTACAGGTATGATTGATCCAGAAAAAACACCACTATCTGAAGTCGAAGCGGTTAGAAAAGAAAAAAGCAAAATTAAGAAAGAAAATAAATAGCACTTATCTCATAAGGATAAGTGCATCATTAAACAGTTTTATTTTTTAAAATGTTCTTCGCAAACCATTACCACGTTACCATCTGGATCCTTAAAATTGAAGAAGGCAACCATTTCATCTCGTTCAATTTCTCTAATGATTTCTCCCCCATTATCTATAACTAGTTTATACGCTTTATGCACATCTTCTGTGTGAAGCATAAATGAAGGTCGTACATCGTCTCTATTATTACGGTTATCATCTAATAGGACACCACGTCCCTCACCCATATCAAACCAATGACAAGGACCTTGGGGATCTTCATCTGGTGCTGGTTGTTCTAAGATTTTAGAATACCACTCTGTTGATTTTTTAAGGTCCTTTACATGAATAAATACACTTCCTAATCGATCAATAGTTGCTGCCATAACTAAACACTCCCTTATTATTTAATATAAATTTGCCTTTCAATATATATAACGAGTTTTTTATTAAAAACCTTACAATAAAATTTAAAATTTTTTAAAGTTATCCAAAAAGTCGATGAGAACTGGCTTACAATCGATAGCTTTTTCAAGAAGTAGATTAAAAAGCACAAAAACTTATTTTTTTAGGTAAAATGACTGTTACTCTACCATTTTCAAAGAAAACTTTTGAACTTTCCCCACTTCTCATTTAATTAGATTTAGTTTTTAGTTTTCAGTAATTTTTAAATACAAAGAGTTCAAAGTTGACTTGAAGTGAATGTTTTGGATACTCATACCATTTAGCTCTATATTCAAGATATGACCAATATACTAATCTAAACTTATGGACTTAGTTAAATTATCACTGGACTGTCAACACCAAACTAGACAGTTTTCTTAAGGTGTCTATCTTTGTACTCAACAGGACTTGCATACCCTAATGTGCTATGAATACGAATATGGTTAAACCAATGCACGTAATCATGGAGCTCTCGTGTTAATTCTTCTAAACTTTCATACTGCCTGCCATGGATAAATTCTGTCTTAATAATTTTAAATGTTGCTTCTGCAACTGCATTATCATAGGGGCACCCCTTCATGCTTAAGGAGCGTTTAATAGAGAACGTTTTTAAAGCTTCGTCAATTAATTTATTTTTGAATTCGTTTCCTCTGTCTGTATGAAACAATTGGATATGATGAAGGTCTTCCTTTATTGAAGCGATAGCACGATAAACCAGCAACGCATCCTTATTCACCCCTGTACTATACCCAATAATTTCTCGGATAAAGAGGTCAACAAATACACATATGTAATTCCATTTTTTATCAACTTTTACATATGTTACATCGCTTACGACAACGGACAATGCTTCGTTTTGCGTGAATTCGCGATCTAGTTCATTGGAATATAGGTCCTCATTTGGCTTTTCTGAATGGGGTTTAAACTGTGCGACGGTATATTTAGAAACCAGTCCTTGTTCTTTCATGACTCTACCAATGCGTCTTCTAGAAACGGTTTTCCCAAGCTTTATAAGTTCATGTTTTATTTTGCGTGTCCCGTAATTTTGTCGACTCTCATGAAAGATTCGAACAATATCTGACGTGACATCATCCTCATGAGTTCGCTGTGTTGCTTCATAATAATACGTGCTTCTTGGGAGTTGAAGTACTTGGCACATTGCTGATATCGAGTATTTGTGTTTGTTTTACTTAATCACATTTACTTTTGTCTTAGTATCAGCGCGGCTTGCTTTAAATCCATTTCCAATTGCTTTTTTCGCTTACGTAATTCTTGCAGTTCCTTTTGTTCAGGACTTAGGTTATCCTTCTCTTTGAATGACCCAGATTTTTTAAATTGATTAATCCATTTATCAAGAGAAGAAGGTGTTAAGTCGTATTCTCGAATAATTTCTTTTCGTGGTTTTCCATTCTCATAAAGTTGTACAATTTGTTGCTTGAATTCTTGGGTAAATGTACGGTGTGCTCTTTTTGTCATGTAGATTCTCCTCATCATTCGTGTAGTAAGTTCATTCTACTTGACCTTAAAATTTAAGTGTAGCCGATCCAACCAGCTCCCCCTGTTACTAAAAGGCTCATTCTACATCATGCTCCTGACTAAGTTTTATATTGCTTTCTAGCATAGATGTATGAGTCCCCACATCTACCCACCAATTATTAATGATATTATAAGTCATTAGTCCTTTTTCGATGTATAAGTTATTAAGGTCGGTTATTTCTAATTCTCCTCTTTTGGAGGGTTTTAAGTTTTTAATTAGGTCAAACACTTTCTCGTCATACATATAACAACCAATGACACAGAGGTTGGACTTGGGGTATATTGGCTTTTCTTCAATAGATACAATGGTACCCATATTATCAAGTTTAGCAATTCCATAGCGGTTGGGATCTTCTACTTTTTTTAGGAGTATCTTTGCTCCCTTTTGTTGTTTCATGTAATCATCAATGTGGTTTTTAATACTGTTACCAATGATATTGTCACCTAATAATACTATGAACTTTTCTTTAGAAACATGGTCTCTCACTTTATATAAGGCATCTGAAATACCTTTTGATTTGGTTTGAAATACATACTTTATTTTTACCCCTAGCTTCTCTCCTCTCCCCAATATAGTTATAAAGTCATACAGATCTCTTGGATTAATAACTAAAATAATATTTTTAATACCTGTATCCTTAAGAGATTTTATAGGCCAAAAAATCATTGGCTTTGAACCTACCGGTAACAAGTGTTTATTGATAACCTTAGTAAAAGGAGCCAATCTAGTACCTTCTCCTCCAGCTAGGATTACACCTTTCATTAATATCCCCCTTTATTGGCTATTAAAAAATTTATTACTTTTACTTTAACGGTAAATAGTTAAAAAAGACTATGAAATTTTTATATAAACTTAAGGGGAAATTGCGGTGTTAAGTATGCTTCAGTTTTCTTCTTTAAGCGGGCGACGTAACCCAATGATGGAGATGAATTTTGGTTGACGTTACTCATAGACTTCTTTGTTCCGCTATCTAAATAATAATTATAATTTCGTATAAAAAAAAGCTTAGACTGTCAGTGCTTTGGCAGTTAAAGCCGATTATAATGCTATTATACTACTGGAGTTAGTATAGTTTTATGGACACAAAAACGTTAAGTACTTAAAATGCATTTAGAAAGGTTGTGTCCGGATGGGAAACAAAAATACAGGCAAAAAACACACCCAAGATTTCAAGAAAATGATCGTTGAACTTTACCGTTCTGGTAGCTCAGTCAAAGAACTTAGTAATGAATATGGCGTATCGGAAGCAACCATTTATAATTGGAATAAGAAGTACTCTCCTATTGAAACAGAAGATGGTTCAAACGGCTGATGATATTTCAAAGATGCAAGAGGAGAATGAAATCTTAAAAAAGGCTATGGCCATATTCGCGAAAAAGTAAATCCAGACGAGCTAACGGGCTTCATCCAAGAGAAAACGACAGAACCCCCAGTGTCACTTATGTGTGAGATATTGAATATACCTCGCAGTACATATTATCAATCATTAAATAAGGTTGAATCAAAACCTGAAAAAGAAAATAGACAAATCACTGAGCGAATAACAACCATCCATAAAGAGAGTAAAGGACGTTATGGGGCTCCAAAAATTCACCATCAACTAACAGAAGAAGGAATACACATCAGTTTGAAACGTGTCCAACGTTTAATGAAAAAAGCTGATATCCACTCTATTGTTAAAAAGATATTCCGTCCACATGGTTCGACTGAAAAAGTTGTAAATCGAGAAAACATCTTGAAAAGAGATTTTTCAACTTCATCAATTAATGAAAAGTGGGTGGCAGATATAACTTATGTGTATACGGTGAAAGACGGATGGTGCTATTTAGCATTGGTGATGGATTTACATTCGCGAAAAATTGTCGGTTATTCCTTTTCATCGGAAATGACAACAGAAGTCGTCATAACAGCTCTAGAAAACGCTTACGTAACTCAATTACCACCCGAAGGGTTAATTCTACATACTGACCTAGGTTCACAATATACAAGCAAAGCATTTACTGATCGTATTAAATCTTATGGTATAACACACTCCTTTAGTCAAAAAAGATGCCCTTATGATAACGCCTGTATTGAATCATTCCTTGGTATATTGAAGAAAGAAGAAGTAAATCATGTTCAATATCTAGACTATAAAGCTGCCAATATCGCCATCTTTGAATTTATTGAAGCATGGTATAACAGAAAAAGAAAGCATAGCAGCATTGCTTATAAAACACCTCAAGCAATAGAAGAATTATTCAAAGACTCTGCATAAAACTTAATTTTTTTGTATCCAAGATATTGACTCAAGTCCACTACTTGTTTTGCTGCTGGCATTAAGTACACCTTCATTACATTACATAGACAATTTTATAATGTTTTGAATGAAGTTTCTCAGCATAACATGTTAATTATTAGTCTAAATTAGTTTTTGTTTACATCTACAAAAGTTATTGACTAGACTTTTTTAAAATATTGCTATCAAGGGATTCTATTATAGACTTGAGGTTATTCAAACTATTATTTTCACAGTGGATAAGCTTGTCAATCCTTTTCTCTATCCTATCACTCATTTTTGATAGACTATCTGTATGAAAGCCTTTCAGAAGCATATTACCCAATGATGACCAACTTTGGGATGATTCAAGCAAAAATGAAACATCATACTCAGGAATGTATTTTTTTAGTGTTCTATAAAAGTTTGTTCTTGAGTTTGACATATTGTTTATAGAGTTAAACCATACACTGAGTTCATTGTATAGTTCTTGTTTTGTGTCAAAAGTGTTGTTAATTGTATGAACAAGGCTTTTCTTTACTTCACGCAAGCCACATATTCCTATATATCCTTTAAGATCTTTGTTCTTAACTTCCCAATTCCCTAACATCACATTATAGTTTTCCTGTATGATTCCCAATAGTTGTTCCATCGATAACTTTTGATTACCTGGATTAACTGTTAAAGAGTAAATTTTTAGCTCTTCTTCAGGAAAGTTTATTAAGTACGACGACACACCTTTTTTTAATTCATCTTCAGTAATTTCACCGTAGTAATGATAGTAGTGGTCATAAATTTGATATTTGTCTTTAACCTTATCGTAGACTTCTATTAAATGCTGTTCATGTTCCTCTTGAAAAAAAACAGAGTACTCTAATTCAAATACATCTACGTTGACTGCTACAGAATTTTCGTTCATAAGGTGTTCATCCAAAGTTTTTAAACAATCCTTATCGTTATTGAAATTGAATGTATTAAAAGTAATGTTTTCTCCAAATTGCTCTTCTAAAGTTTTATATTGATAATCAAGCAATATTTTATTATTGATAACATCAAAATATAAACCAGATTGAAACCATAATTCTTCTTTGTCTACCCCTTGTTGTGCTGCTAGTGATGTAATTACTAATTGAAAACAGTTTAAGGAATTGTCTTTAACTAGACGATTACTCATTATATTGTCACCTCAATAGTTATGCAGAATATATGAATAGATGGGTTATCTTCAAACATAAGTTTGTTCGCTCGTGCGGATTTATTAAAGTTAATGGAGTTATACCAGATGATAGGAAAGTAGATATTTTTTATTCCATGTCTTGTATGAAGATAAGGCGCTTGTATTGCAACATCTTCATTAAATTTAGGTTGAGGTTCAATAAAGTCTGTAAAACCTAGCGGTTTACTTATAACATGTGATGTGTCCTCATAAAGATGAACATCCTCAGAGAAATCCCCATTATTAGAAGTACCCAAAAAATGTATTTTATTAATGTTATACATCTCTCCTAAATCTATGGTTTGTCCACACATTTCTACATTGTCCCTATGATTGTTTTTAGAAAACATAAACGGTATATCTGAGTGTGTGAAGGATCTATTAAATGGAATATACTTTTGTGGAAATGAAGAAAAAGCTAAACTTAGTTCTCCTTGCTTAAACTCCTGTTCAGTAGTTACTCCCCGGTTGTTGAAGTATCTTTGTAAACTAATACATTTAAACAACGTTTCTCCTCCTCTAGATTTAATACAGAATTAAGATCAGTAATTGAAGTTTTACTTCGAATGTTAAATGGATAAGGTTTATAGGGTGAAAAAATATTGACCAAATACATACAGATATTTATGCGGTCCAAAATGTCTAAAAAAAGAGCCCCAAAAGGGACTAAAAAGTTATATTTTTATCAAATGCTGCAATTGAAGTGCTAATAATTTTTTGTAAAGGAGACAACGAAGTCACAAATTTATTTAGTCAGGTTTGAAGACAAGCAGGGAGGTTTCAATATTGTTACAATTTTCTGATTTTTTAGGCTGTGATATATAAATGTGATGATTCTAATCTCTTTCATGAAAATCTAACAGAATGATGACTACTCTCTTCTTTACTTATTATCACTTCTATAATTATATTAAGAAAAATTATTTATATTTGATAGGGTTTTCTTGCGTTTCTAACTACATACCATCAATATATTTCCTTCTAGGTCTTCAAATAAGAAACCTGAAACTGACCCGGCATTACTAAAGTTATGAACTTTGACTCCTATATTTTTTAATTTATGATAAGACTCTTCAATATCTAAGCTATAAAAAGTGAATAAAGGATGTTTGGGTCTAATTTTTTCTTTTGATCTCCAAGTTAACAAAGTTAAATTTGCACCCTCCATTTCAAGCTCAACAAACCCCTTAGCCAAATCTATTTTTCGAATAGAAAACCCAAGGGTATTTACATACCAATTACTAGCTTTTTCAAGTTCATCAAAGTGTATAAAAGTACAACATATGTTATTTTCAAATAATAATCCCAATATTCTCATTCCTTCCTATTAATGATAAAATTATCAATAATTAAATAATCTAATTTAAATTCAAGAAAGCTCTTAATCGCATCTTTAGGAGTCTCTACAATAGGTTGACCACTCTTATTAAAGGAAGTATTTAACAATATTGGTGTTTGTGTTTTTTCATAGAAACTCCTAAGAAGTCTGTAAAATTTAGGGTTAAAAAATTTGGTAACTGTTTGTAGCCTTGCGGTACCATCACAATGTAGTACAGCAGGAATTTTCTTTGTTTGATCTTTTTTTACAGGGAATACATTTAACATGTAGTAAGAATTAACACTGGTGTCCTCAAAATATTGATTCTGGTATTCGGACAGAACTGCAGGTGCAAATGGCCTAAACAATTCACGTTTTTTAATATGAATATTTAATTTATGTCTATTAGACATGTAACGTGGGTCTGCTAGAATACTTCTATTCCCTAATGCTCTTGGTCCAATTTCGGATTTCCCTTGAAACCATCCTATGATACATCCTTCATTTAATTTAGATGATGTAAAATTACATATATCATTTGAATATTTATAGTCTATTAGTGAACTAAATGAGTTAAGTGATTTTAAGATTTCATTATTTGTGTACTCTTTACCCAAGAACGGAACAAATGGTGTTTTTAATGGTTCCCATTCATTCCCTAGTATTGAATAGTGCATATAAAGAGCGCTTCCAATTGCACATCCAGAATCCAAGGAGGCAGGAAAAACATAAATATTTTTAAAGGGGGTTTCTTTTAATAATTTAGAGTTAGCAACGCTGTTTAAAGCAACCCCTCCTGAAAAGCAAAGGTTAGAAGATCCAGTGTCACTATAAATTTTTTGAGCTAATTTGATTAATATTTTCTCTGTATGATATTGAACAGCATAAGCTAAATCCGCTTTAGTTTGGAATAGTGAAGTAGAATTAGCCAGCTCTATTTTAAGAAAATTTTTCAACTTGTTTAAATCTTCTTTTGACTGAACAAAATGACCTTCTTTATTGAACTGATAAAAATTGTTGAAAGTATTTGTATAAGTATTTCTACCATAAGAGGATAACCCCATTGTCTTACCGTCTTGCAGGAAATGGAACCCTATTCCTTCAGTAACTGCTCTGTAAAATCCACCAATAGAATTATGAGGATGAAATTCAAAGTTCTCTATGGAACTTGAGGTACCATATTGGGAAGATAATTTACTAATATGTGTCTTTTTAGCATGATAAAGGGTTACAGTCTCATATTTGGAATTATTCTTTCCAAAAAAACTCCCACTTCCATCAGCTACCAAAATTGCTGCATCAGTAAATGGAGATGTAAAGTAAGCACTACTGGCATGTGTTAGATGATGATTTAAGAAAGTTGTTTTTCCGCTAAATTTAGCTGCATATCGCGGGTCAAGAATATCTTGTGTAACTATAAAATCTATATCATCCATGGTATATCCAGAATTTTTTAAGCAATAATTGGCGGCTTTATTTCTTGCTAATTTCATATGGGAAACATCAGGTGGAAAAAGTGAATATTTTATTCTATTTAACCTTTCTTCTTCAACTGCTGTTATAACCTTTCCATCTTCAACTAAACAAGCGGAAAAACTATGACCTGATCCACC containing:
- a CDS encoding glycosyltransferase, which gives rise to MQKMGVIIPVYNQALPLICTLHGFLNQTISTNLFKVVVVDDGSTQDVKSICQLFQNQLDLTYKRIENRGRSVSRNQGVKEAEDCDVISFCDADRIPVPDFLEQHLAFQEKGKWNSIVIGNVKEMYVTDPWNNLTRIFKQYLTQKGLRTPQYCGLVYKLFGDSGESISNVPWIATFSGNMSISTELFQNIKGFDPGFSQWGFEHFELGYRVHKQGINFLYHSLATNIHISHPREDYRSKISKSHSIFYKKHNTSEVKSLLAFMNGEISLNDFNKCSEGYIATQVLPDEFVKITNF
- a CDS encoding sugar nucleotidyltransferase produces the protein MKGVILAGGEGTRLAPFTKVINKHLLPVGSKPMIFWPIKSLKDTGIKNIILVINPRDLYDFITILGRGEKLGVKIKYVFQTKSKGISDALYKVRDHVSKEKFIVLLGDNIIGNSIKNHIDDYMKQQKGAKILLKKVEDPNRYGIAKLDNMGTIVSIEEKPIYPKSNLCVIGCYMYDEKVFDLIKNLKPSKRGELEITDLNNLYIEKGLMTYNIINNWWVDVGTHTSMLESNIKLSQEHDVE
- a CDS encoding VOC family protein — protein: MAATIDRLGSVFIHVKDLKKSTEWYSKILEQPAPDEDPQGPCHWFDMGEGRGVLLDDNRNNRDDVRPSFMLHTEDVHKAYKLVIDNGGEIIREIERDEMVAFFNFKDPDGNVVMVCEEHFKK
- a CDS encoding PDZ domain-containing protein; protein product: MDKGKLSTVNTIFIESKVEDVWWYFSTPTGWNSFLTDVAEHTENKSVIEIGDEVNFIIGELTNNSICIISKEPNVIVFWDKYKGLLPDGTTREYELHTSFSISKINENLVKVVVKVDGYDDDEMMQWIRECGEMGWRQTLYNLKCIIELGLDLRNDIFNYPRIGVINYTATPEQLKESCSAEKGNYIRRVYPNSPAYFAGLIEGDIVTHINNETVETYYDFVRVLSHFFNRSNEVSLTFVRSGTVYQKAIKLTYDDQFTGMIDPEKTPLSEVEAVRKEKSKIKKENK
- a CDS encoding cupin domain-containing protein, with protein sequence MSNPKHTIVHKENMVWEGGMYEGTEMAYLWEDEDTGRVAFLVKVEPGGSIPFHDHPRREVALLVEGEVQLNDDIMKEGDFLTASGEEAHDVYTEKGCTFFIYIDYNIKKQKIVNLDEKK
- a CDS encoding VOC family protein; protein product: MGLLFENNICCTFIHFDELEKASNWYVNTLGFSIRKIDLAKGFVELEMEGANLTLLTWRSKEKIRPKHPLFTFYSLDIEESYHKLKNIGVKVHNFSNAGSVSGFLFEDLEGNILMVCS
- a CDS encoding BtrH N-terminal domain-containing protein produces the protein MSNRLVKDNSLNCFQLVITSLAAQQGVDKEELWFQSGLYFDVINNKILLDYQYKTLEEQFGENITFNTFNFNNDKDCLKTLDEHLMNENSVAVNVDVFELEYSVFFQEEHEQHLIEVYDKVKDKYQIYDHYYHYYGEITEDELKKGVSSYLINFPEEELKIYSLTVNPGNQKLSMEQLLGIIQENYNVMLGNWEVKNKDLKGYIGICGLREVKKSLVHTINNTFDTKQELYNELSVWFNSINNMSNSRTNFYRTLKKYIPEYDVSFLLESSQSWSSLGNMLLKGFHTDSLSKMSDRIEKRIDKLIHCENNSLNNLKSIIESLDSNILKKSSQ
- a CDS encoding carbamoyltransferase C-terminal domain-containing protein — protein: MEKQMVGDSMKILGLGGSGHSFSACLVEDGKVITAVEEERLNRIKYSLFPPDVSHMKLARNKAANYCLKNSGYTMDDIDFIVTQDILDPRYAAKFSGKTTFLNHHLTHASSAYFTSPFTDAAILVADGSGSFFGKNNSKYETVTLYHAKKTHISKLSSQYGTSSSIENFEFHPHNSIGGFYRAVTEGIGFHFLQDGKTMGLSSYGRNTYTNTFNNFYQFNKEGHFVQSKEDLNKLKNFLKIELANSTSLFQTKADLAYAVQYHTEKILIKLAQKIYSDTGSSNLCFSGGVALNSVANSKLLKETPFKNIYVFPASLDSGCAIGSALYMHYSILGNEWEPLKTPFVPFLGKEYTNNEILKSLNSFSSLIDYKYSNDICNFTSSKLNEGCIIGWFQGKSEIGPRALGNRSILADPRYMSNRHKLNIHIKKRELFRPFAPAVLSEYQNQYFEDTSVNSYYMLNVFPVKKDQTKKIPAVLHCDGTARLQTVTKFFNPKFYRLLRSFYEKTQTPILLNTSFNKSGQPIVETPKDAIKSFLEFKLDYLIIDNFIINRKE